A section of the Salvelinus namaycush isolate Seneca unplaced genomic scaffold, SaNama_1.0 Scaffold2440, whole genome shotgun sequence genome encodes:
- the LOC120038947 gene encoding interferon beta-like, protein MALQTITWMSAFLCLAQVCSMPMPCQLQGQLVRITHNLLRDMGGHFPLECLQENVFMAFPATAFATSGAPQLSSSGAKAIYETLKNIDTLFGADDLPTKWDQRKLENFQNIVYRQIEESKCMMGSVDTSDYLIRAEGLNTYFGNIATVLKEKNFSYCAWEVVRKELLFTLQFILEHNSDSLLWSNRT, encoded by the exons ATGGCACTTCAGACTATCACTTGGATGAGCGCCTTCCTTTGCCTTGCGCAAGTTTGCTCCATGCCCATGCCTTGCCAGCTACAAGGACAGCTGGTGCGAATAACCCACAACCTACTGAGAGACATG GGGGGACATTTTCCTCTGGAGTGTCTGCAGGAGAATGTCTTCATGGCATTCCCAGCCACCGCATTTGCAACCTCCGGCGCGCCACAG TTGAGCAGCAGTGGTGCTAAGGCTATTTATGAGACATTGAAGAACATCGACACATTGTTTGGAGCTGACGACCTTCCTACTAAGTGGGACCAACGGAAGTTGGAGAATTTTCAGAATATTGTATACCGCCAGATTGAAGAGAGCAAATGT ATGATGGGTAGTGTGGATACAAGTGATTATCTCATCAGGGCAGAAGGACTGAATACGTACTTTGGGAACATTGCAACAGTCCTAAAAGAAAAG AATTTCAGTTACTGCGCCTGGGAAGTGGTTCGAAAAGAGCTCCTGTTCACCCTACAGTTCATTCTGGAACACAACTCTGATAGCCTTCTGTGGTCCAACAGAACATGA
- the LOC120038949 gene encoding interferon a3-like: MYTMQSWTCIFLIICSMQSVCHCCDWIRHHYGHLSAEYLSLLDQMGGNITEQDAPVFFPESLYRPIDDAKFEDQVRFRNETIYQITKLFDGNMKSVTWDKKKLDNFLNILERQFENLKSCVSPAKIPERRLKRYFKNLNRMVLRKMNYSALAWELIRKETKHHLERLDIFQAKIH, translated from the exons ATGTATACAATGCAGAGTTGGACGTGTATTTTTCTTATTATTTGCAGTATGCAGAGCGTGTGTCATTGCTGTGACTGGATCCGACACCACTACGGCCACTTGAGCGCAGAATACCTTTCCCTGCTGGACCAGATG GGAGGAAATATCACAGAGCAGGATGCCCCTGTCTTTTTCCCCGAATCACTTTACAGACCCATAGATGACGCCAAG TTTGAGGACCAAGTCAGATTCCGGAACGAGACCATCTATCAAATCACAAAACTGTTTGATGGGAATATGAAATCTGTCACCTGGGACAAGAAAAAGCTGGACAATTTCCTCAACATTCTCGAACGCCAATTTGAGAACCTTAAGTCCTGT GTATCACCTGCCAAGATACCTGAGAGGAGACTGAAACGTTACTTCAAGAATTTGAATAGGATGGTACTGAGAAAAATG AACTACAGTGCACTGGCATGGGAGCTCATCAGGAAAGAGACGAAACATCATCTGGAAAGATTGGATATTTTTCAGGCAAAGATTCACTGA